The Homo sapiens chromosome 20, GRCh38.p14 Primary Assembly sequence TGGAGGAAGCAGCATGTACGGATTGGTGTGAAAGCGTTAGGAAGGGTGGGAAGCTCGTATGGCAGTGGTGCAGAGTACTGGGGTGATACAGAGGCCTTCCTCCGAGCTCAGGCTATGGACTTTGACTCCCAGGAGGAGAAACCAGGGGTGGATGGGTTGCAGGGAAGTGTCAGCAGGCCAGTGATTATCAGAAGGCTGGAACCACCGCTGGTAGAGATAGTGCTGTCCAGCGGGCAGGGCCCCAGGCCTCCCATCGTGAACTCTTTCCGTTGGTCCCCAGCTTAGGTGCAGAGCCACAGATCCTAAATCAGAATTAGcctgaggagggagaaagaaagggttAATTCCTTCCCATAATAGGGCTCTGGTTTCTGGCCTTGGTCTCCCATCCATGCCCCACCAGCTCAGCTCTGGTTGCCACCAAGGCAGGATTCCTCTGCCCCCTTCAAAAGGGCAAACAGAAGCCCAGAGCAGTTTAGGGCTGTCATCCAGGTGCCACAGCAAGCTCAAGAAGAGAACCAAGGACTCCCGGGTCCTCTGTCATCCTAGCAGGACTCCTCCAACCCCTATCCAGTTTCCTAATCCTGGCCATGGGAGGTCCTGACTTCTGGGGAGGCATCCTGTTAAGCTTGTAGCAATGAAGAAAGTATTAGAGCTGGGCTCGGAGAGGGGAGGCACCTGCCCTGGGCACCCAGGAGCCGTACCTCTGGCAGGATCCCGGCAATCCCGCCCGCAGGCGCTGTGGCAGCATCGCTTTTTGCCCGAGCAGTCTGAGTCCTTGTGACACAGGTGGTTCATGGGGCTGAGGCAGCGCAGTTGGTCCTCTGGGCAGCTGCCCAGCTTCACTGCAACACAGGGAACTGGGTGAGCTCCGTCCTTGCCCACTGGCCCTGAAGCTTGGGGCTTGGATGGTCAGCAAGGTGGAGGGGAGGCATTTACCAGAGACCCTGGGGACACACTGGCGGAAGCAAGCTCTGTAGCAGCACTTCCTGGTCAAGGGACACTGGCTGTCTTCCACGCACTGGTCAGGCACCGATAGGAGGCAGGGCCCATCATCTGGCGGGCAGCCCCCCGATTTCTCTGTAAGAGAATCTCCTAATATTGCAGCTGGAGGAAGCTCACGGTTATGTAATAAGCGCTGACCTGGGAATGACAAGACTGAATTCTCCATCCCTTGCTTTTTGCCTGTCTTTTGGctagttgttatttttgtttgtttgtttgtttataatgactccaagcctcagttttctggcTGTGAAATGGGAAGCTGGGCTAGTTTGAGACTCAGATGGCACAAATGACAGGGGAAAATGAAGCCCAACATCTCCACTGTGGCCAATAAGGCCATGCCTGGTCTGGGCCCTGCCCATCTCTCTAGCCCCATCCTCTACTGCCCTCCCACTCAGTGCCTCCTGATCTGCTCCAAGCCAGCTCTCTCTGCAGGGCTCTTGCTCGGGCCGCATCCTTTGCCTAGTGCACTTCTCCTGTACTCCATGCGCCTGGTCAGCTCATTAGGACTCAGCAGAAACATCGCATCCTCAGAAGACCCTACTTCTCTGACCCCACATTAACTAGGTCAGCGCCCCCCCACCCCggcccccacacacacactcatttctTTCCTCCAGAGTTTGTGATGCTGCATCTGTTTGTCTGTGTCTCTCACTTGGCTGGAGGTGAGGAGAGTAGACACCCTGCCAGCTTTGCTCACCGTTGGTCCATATCACAGCCCTTGGCGCACAGCAGTAGGGCTCAGTGACTTGGAAAGAAAGGGTTTTGAAGTGAGGCCCAGCATTGCACGTGCGTCAGCAGTGGCCAGCCTGGTGCACTGTCACAGCCACAGCTGGCCACGTCTTCTGCACCGTTGCGTTCATCACTGTTGCAAATGGCATGGTTTCGAGGATCAGGCGTTAACTCTGTCTCTGAGGCGTTCCTCTGAATGGTATAGAGTGTCCTGTCCCAGAGCTTACCTAACATTCTTCTTGCTGGGATTTTGGGCCATGTTCATATTTCATGCACAAAGCTGGAAATCAGTATCCTCCTCCATGTAGAGGAGGAAATCAAGGCCTGAAAAGGGCAGTGACTTGTCCAGACCCACATGGGCTGGGCTTAGGACTCCCAGGGCCCGGCTCCCTCTGACCTCTGTGAGTGTCCACCCTGAGCTGTCTTTGAGCTGTAGGGATGGAGCAGGTCCCAGGTCTTCAATTCAATCCAGCATCAGAGAAAATGTTCAAGAGTTCCGAGGGGCAGCTGGATCTGGTTCTGTGACTTTACCTCTGTGTCCGCCCCTCCCCCTCAGCCCCCTGCCTGGGTGCTGGCTGCACACATAAGTAGGCACCTTGCTCACATCCTACGTGCGCTAAGTCAACTTCAGCTGTCACATCGGGTTGGTTTAAATTAAATTGCTGCCCCCTGCTGGAGAAAGAGAGGCTTGGCGTGGGGAGGGGGAAAAAGTGTGGGtttggggtggtgggggtgatGGGAGGGTTCCTGGGAAACTGTCTGAGGTCCAAGGTTTAGCCCTGAATTCACAAGTCCAAGTCAAAGGTGCGCAGGCCTCAAAGGGTGGGCCAAACGGAGCTGCGTGCACTCAAAGCCGGTGGAGCCGGGTGGGTCAGGCAGGGAGAGCTTCTGTGGCGAGGGGCCTGGGGCTGGCCTTGGGGAATGGACAGATAGGGATGGGGCATGACAGCTGGCATTTCCAGTGGAAGAACTGCGATAGCTGCAATGTGGAGGTGGGGATAAAAGCCTGGCGTGTGCAGAGCCGGCGTGAGAGGCTCTGGGTGGTCACACTCACTCTGTTTGCCTGCCTTTCCTAACAGTCCCTCCAAACCAGGTTCTCCACTCACAGATGTGTACATCGAGACAGTCACACACACAGATGGTCATCCAGATGCATGCGCCATGGGTGTGTAGACTTAGAGAGCAAAAGAATCGTATCCAAACATGGTTAAATATATACACTTGTACACACAGACGATACACACATAGTCAAATACACAAGCACATTTAGATCTAGACACACAATTAGCTACAGGCTTAACAGTAGGAAACTGCAGATAGTCAACTGTTTTATCTACAAAAGTAGCAATTTTACATGGTTCAActtaatacacacatatatacatatggacATATATCAGAGAgttatatatatgcaatatatttataaacatatataaacaggCAGTCATGTATGTACATATGAGCTGGAACATAATCACTGTCATTTACACATGCCTACCCacatagatacatacacacagatagacactcagacacacacagttatgtatataaatatataaatatatagcatatgtaTGTGAACAGAGAGACATACATAAGCATACACAGTCATATATACAGAATCATATGCACAGAGCTACACAGACACATATATCTTCCCAATACCACATAACCACTGACAGCATTTAATTAGGCACTTGCTGTTTATCAGGGACTATGCCAGGCTCTTTGTATCAGAGACACCCAGACGTTTGAGTGAGAAGGGGGCAGAATGGGGAGCTCTTATAAACAGAGGCGGCTGGGCTTCCACAGGCAACAAACTGAGACTTCCCTTCCCTTGGCTTCGTCACCTTCCTCCATTGTCTGAAATTCTACCAACAGCTCGGCAATGTCTTACAGGAGAGAAACCAGTGGGGGACAAGGTGTGGTGAACTGGGGGAGAGACAAGCTTGTCACACCTGCCCATGCAGAGTGGCCCTGCGCAGGCTCGGTTTCTGCTGTGCCAGCTCTTTGCCTCTGAGCAGCTGGGCTGAATATTGGGGTGTGCTCCCTGGGAACACAATGACTCCCCCAAATCACCCACTTATGctgtgcttactgtgtgccaggcccttaTTCCTCGAGACACCATTTACTCCTGAGAGAGAGGCATGGGACCCCATTTTACAAGGAGTAAGTCTCCAGACCTGTCCTGTTGCCTTCCAGGAGTGTCCTGCCTGGAAGTCCTAATAAACTCATGCACTTGCCAATCTGGCCTTGTCTAAGTCATTCTTTGTTCTCTCAGCTCCTTCCTATGTTGGGGGTGCATTGTCCTGTACAGTCCTGGGTTTTTGCTGTAATAGTTGGTAAAGTGAatctttctgatttcaaatacTTGCACTCATGCACTTGCTAATCTGGCCTTGTCTAAGTCATTCTCTGGTCTCTCAGCTCCTTCCTATGTTGGGGGTGCATTGTCCTGTACAGTCCTGGGTTTTTGCTGTAATAGTTGGTAAGGTGAatctttctgatttcaaatacTTGCATTCAAATGCCACATTTGGCACTAACTCAGAGTCAGTCTTTGACCTTGTTAAGTGGTTCCCCGCTATGCCTcaattttcctcatctgcaaaatggggatgaaaaTAGTCCTGTCCTCACAGCACCTTGTCGAGGAGTTACGTGATGATGGTGCATGAATCACAGCCAACACAGGGTCCAGCCTTGGAGCTCACCAGTGTacttccttcctcagcctgtcCCCATTACTGTCCCCTTTCTTTAAGGCAGGGCAAGGGTTGCACAGGTGAATGTAGGTTGGAGTGTTCCAGCCCCAGAAAAGGACGCAGGTGGAGGCCTCACCCAGATCAGGAGTCACCTGTCTAGCCACTCAGCAGCCCTCCCTCACCTGTCAGCAGGCCAGCCCCAGCCTTGTCAGGGGTGGGAATGGGGACAGGAGGTTGGGGGCGATGAGAGTTAGAGACAGAGCTTCCTCCCCACAAAGCCCAGATCCCAGAAGCCACACCCTCTCCTCAATTCCCAAGTCCCTTCCACAGATGGGGTGGTGGACCCACTGACCCAGTCACACCACAGCCCAGCAGGCACAGACAGGGTCCCTCCCCACACCTGAaggcacagagacacacatggaCAGGCACCAAGCTCAGACACATGCGTGCAGCCATTCCTAAGTGTACGTGTGCAGACAGAGCTTTGCACAGACAAGCAGACGCAAAGACACATGtctacacagacacaggcacatgcaTTCCCCGCCCTGCCACCCCCTGACATATAGACAGGCACAGACAAGCACCGAGAAACTGGCAGAAAAGACACTTACAGATACCAACACAGGCAGGTGGACAGGCACAAATGTACACACATAAAAACACAGGCTTCTGAAAGCACTAAGAATCAGgcatccacacatacacacacgcacgcacgcacacacacacgcgcacacacaccccacagggCATTACCTGCCTTCCCCCAAACCCTTACTCTCCCTAGAGAAGTAGAGACAATCTGGTCCCCCCAGCAGAGGGATTTCCCGCACTCACCTCCCTTCTTCCTGCCAAAGACAGCAGGCAGCTGACTCCCCACAGCCAGGAGGGCCCCCAGGAGGAGAAGGCTCTGGGTCCTCATATTTCTGCTGCCGGCtcagggcccagggccccccAGATTAACACCTGCAGCCTCAGGGAAGCCAGAGAAACTTAGtcaggagaggaaagagagggggTGTGGAGTGACACCGTGCCTGCTTCATCTTGGCCCCACCCCCTGAGGGCCCGAGGACTCAGTGCAAGGGATGCTGTCACAATAGCTGAAGATAGGGTGGCGGCACATCCTGCATGTGGGGGACTCAGATCCAGTCTTGCCTGTATCGGTGACTTGggctgtgatcttgggcaagtcttgtctctctgggcttcagttttttcatctgtacacAGGGTGAAGGTTGTTGAGGCAGATGCTTGCTATCCTGGCTCTCAAAGATGTTGAAGCCCCAGCGATGTCTAGGCAGCGGGTAGAGGTCAGCTTTGAATAGCAAAGGAGTGGGGGTTTGCAGAGTTCTGGATGCCTAGGAAGGGAGAAGGCATTAGGGTTAGGCCAGAGCTTGCAGCCAAAGAAGGCTGGCCCAGGCTGGCATAATGAGTGAGGCCAGCCCTGGCCTCTCCTCTTGGGTCCTGTGGATGGGAGAAAGACCACCCCGCCTTTGGTGAGATCACCAGTGGCTTCTGATAGAACTGCCCTCTTCCTGGGGCTGGCTTGGCTGTTGAGGGTGGGGGAGCATGGCTTTTGGCTTGGCTAAGTTTGCTGGTCACAGCAGATGTGTGGCCACTGGAACCTCTTCTCTGGCCCTAAGGGATCCTGAGCAAAAAAATGTCATCTCATCCAGGGACCCCCACCTTAGATTTCGTATCTCTGATGTTGCCTCCTGCATTTGGTAGAAGAGAGGGAGCTGAGACTTGGCATCCTAAGGGACATCCTAAACAGAAACTCCATCGAAGTACATTCTCTCAGCCTTCTCATTTGAAAGACGAGGAAACTGTGAGATAGAGATGAGAGGGGACTGGCCCAAGGACACGCAGCTAATTCCTGACTAAGCTGGGActtcccactgtggcctccccaTCACCCTCATTCAGTTCCTGGGTTTTAAAAGCAGGTCAATACCTCATCTGATCCTGAGAAAGGAGGGTGATATTACAGGGCTTGTCTCACTTACCCATTCCAATCCAGGACAGCCCTGGCAGCAGGAAGTTCTTCCTTGGGTTTAATGTGAATCTCTCGTGCTGTCTTCTAAGCTATTAAGATAGGAGAGGCTCTGTCTTCTATGATCTGATGTTGCTTTTGGAATGCTGGCACCTCCTTGGAAGCTTTATTTTGGAGGACAAATATATgagcccttccttcctccctccctccacccctccctccctccacccctccctccctctttctttcttttttcttttctttctttctttttctttttctttctttccttttttcatttctttcttctttctttccttctttcctctctttctttcctttctctttctttcttttctttctttcttctttctttttctttcttctttctttccttttttatttctttcttc is a genomic window containing:
- the WFDC5 gene encoding WAP four-disulfide core domain protein 5 isoform X1; the protein is MENSVLSFPGQRLLHNRELPPAAILGDSLTEKSGGCPPDDGPCLLSVPDQCVEDSQCPLTRKCCYRACFRQCVPRVSVKLGSCPEDQLRCLSPMNHLCHKDSDCSGKKRCCHSACGRDCRDPARG
- the WFDC5 gene encoding WAP four-disulfide core domain protein 5 isoform X2; the protein is MRTQSLLLLGALLAVGSQLPAVFGRKKGEKSGGCPPDDGPCLLSVPDQCVEDSQCPLTRKCCYRACFRQCVPRVSVKLGSCPEDQLRCLSPMNHLCHKDSDCSGKKRCCHSACGRDCRDPARG